CGATGAAACCGTCACCAGAGGTGTGCTCATGCCTGGGCTCACCAGGTTGCCGGGGTCCACTTGCCGGCGGTCGGCGATTCCGTCAAGGGGAGAGCGGATGACCGTATATCCCATATTGATCTCGGCCTGGTTGATCGCCGCCTGGGCCCCTTTGACTCCCGCCTGTGCTTGCTTGACCTGCGCCTCTGCCACGGCTGCGGCAGCGACCGCGTCATCATATTGTTCTTGAGGGATGGCCTGCTGCTTCACCAGCGGCGCGTACCGGGCAACATCCTGCTGATTTTTCAGGAGACTCGCCTGGGCCTGAGCTACGTCCGCCTCGGCCTTGGCGAGTTGCGCCTGTGCCGACTGGAGCGCCGCCTTGTACTCACTTGGGTCAATCGTGAAGAGAATCTGGCCTTTCTTCACCGCCTGGCCTTCCGCAAAAGGCGCCGTTTCCAGGATACCCGTGACTTGCGGACGGACCTCCACGGTGAAGTTCGCTACCGTCCGGCCAACGTATTCTCTGTATATGGGTACTGTTTTTTGAACGACCGCAGCTACCACCACCACCGGAGCTGGAGCCGATGCCTGCTGCTGGTCATTGCCACGGCCCTTGGAAGAACAGCCAAAGGAGAATAGAAGGAGCAACCCTGGCAGCACTGCAAGAAACACAGACCGAAAGACCAGGCGGGCGGAAAAACACCGGTTGGTTTTCCGCAACATGGTCGCCTCCTGCTTCGCTGGGAATGTAAACTATATGATACCGGGGTTCGGGCCAGTCGATGCCTTTTTCTCGAAGGCCTCGAACTCGCGGAACATCAAGGCGTGAGGCGGGATCATTGAAACCGGAAACTGACCTTCATTTTAGCGGGTCGCGTCCCGCACTGCGGG
This window of the Terriglobia bacterium genome carries:
- a CDS encoding efflux RND transporter periplasmic adaptor subunit; translated protein: MLRKTNRCFSARLVFRSVFLAVLPGLLLLFSFGCSSKGRGNDQQQASAPAPVVVVAAVVQKTVPIYREYVGRTVANFTVEVRPQVTGILETAPFAEGQAVKKGQILFTIDPSEYKAALQSAQAQLAKAEADVAQAQASLLKNQQDVARYAPLVKQQAIPQEQYDDAVAAAAVAEAQVKQAQAGVKGAQAAINQAEINMGYTVIRSPLDGIADRRQVDPGNLVSPGMSTPLVTVSSLTPMRVDFNISETDYLRFVTRNKNPATRKQEAQKVSFGLLLPDGSAYPRQGSFYMAGSAVNAQTGTLLIEAQFPNPQGFLKPGQFCRVRFSTEQTPNAILVPQQAVMELQGAQTVMVVDAEHKVKLHTVTTNGTYGKDSVISQGLQAGQQVIVEGQQKVRPGMTVKPERETSPPGT